The Pirellulales bacterium genomic sequence TTCGGAGATACGGGCGCCCGTTTCGCACTGATTCCGGGGCTCAGGGGGCCGGGCAGATTGCCGGGTTGTGAACTCCCAAGAGCCCTAGCGCTCAGCCCTTGCCGCGCGGCGAGACACGAGCCCCAGTGCTCACCCCTCGCCGCACCCTTAAATCAAGAACGCCGGCTCCGAAAGCCAGCCGCAAGTCACCAACAGGATCGGAAATCGAGCGATCGATTTCACGAGACGCGGCCTCGCTGTGCAATCAGCGAAGCCGCGTTGTTTTCATGGTCACTCGCCGCCGATGCCCGTGGGCTTGCGGCGGGAGGCGTATTTGCAGAGCAGGATGCCGCCGAAATAGAGGGCCGTCATCGGGACGGCCATCAGCAACATGCTGTAAGGATCGGGAGATGGATTCAGGATCGGCGCCAAAACGAAGATCACCAAAACCGCTACCCGCCAGCCGCGCAGGTATGCCTCCACTGTGATCAAACCAATCCGATTCAGGAACAACATCACTAGCGGCAACTGAAATCCGATCCCGAACGCCAACGGCAAGAACAGCACGAAACTGAGCCATTCGCCGATCCGCGGCTCCGGCGGGATGCCGAGCCAGTCGTTGAAGCTGAAGAGGAAGTGCAGCACCGGGGGAAATGCCGCGAAGAATGCCAACAGCGCCCCGCTCACGAACAACACGACGCTGAACGGCAAAAAGATGTGAACATATCGTCGCTCGTGAGGATAAAGCCCGGCCGCCACGAATAGCCACAGCTCGCGAAAAATCATCGGGCTGAAGATAATTAAACCGGCGATGAAGGCCGCCTTCATGTAGATCACAAACGCCTCGGTGGCGCTCATCGCCTTGGGGCGGATTCGCTCGTCCTCGCTTCCGGGCCGCCAGATCGTCAGCGCGGCCAGGTAGGGATGCGGCGGTCCGATGGCGTCCGGCGCGGCGGCGGCCAGGAGCAGCCAGTTCAGCCGCTGCACTTCGTTTGGCTTGAGATCCTTTCGCCGCGCGAGCAGCAACGCCACCGTCGAATCTGAAATCGCGGTCGCGGGGAAATCCTCCTCCGGATCAGAGAAATCCGAGCTGGAAACCAATCGACTCAACGCATCGGCCAGTTGCGCCACCTGCTTGGGATCGGGATCGGCGTCTTTGTTGTCCGCGATCGCGGTCGCCAACTTCCGGTCGGCCGGTTGCAGCTTCTCCCAGATTCTGCGGGCCGGCGTGGGCTTGGCTTCGTCGGCACTCGCCGCCTGGATCGTTTCGGCAAGCAAACGCGGGTTCGTGATGTCCGTCGCCGTCAAGCGATATGTCGGGAGTCGGATCGCGGCAGGAGCGGCATCGGGATTCACACCGCTCAGGGCGTCGATCAGCTTGCTGGGTTGGACATTCACCTGCTCAGCGACGAATCCTTCCTTCATCAACTCGACGTCTTCGGCCGGAAGTTGGTCGCCGAACTTGGCCTTCAATGCGACGTCAGCTTTGTCGGCGTAATACTCGGCGAGCGACTTGGTCAGCGGGCTTTCGATCAGATGAACGACCTGCCGCCCGATGAACAGTCCGACGACCAATCCGACCACGAGCCAGATAACCGCTCGAAACAGCCGCCGACGCAGCTCCTCGAGGTGCTCCCCGAAGGTCATCGTGCTTTGGCGAAACAGATCGTCTTCGTGAGGCTTGAGCATCAAGGAAAGACTAGCATCCGGGCAAGCCGGACGGGGAGGAGCAGGGGCGGGAACGCGGGGGATTTTGAGAAAAATCAATAATAGCAGCGCCTCAATGGAGCGGCAACGCATCGGCCGCGCGGTGCAGCGCTATCCAAGCTTTCTTTCCCCACGCTTTGGCCGCTCGTATACTAAGAGCGCCTAACAAATCCGGCGGGGAGAAGGGGACAGTCCCCGTTTTGCTCCGCCGACCATCGCGGCGATGGTGCCCGCGCAAAAAGGGGACAGTCCCCGCCGGACTTATTCGGCGCTCTGAATCCGAGGAATCTCTCGATGAGAACGCCGGAATCTGTTATGCGAGCAGTTGCCGCGGCGTTGACGTTGCTGGCGGCGTTTCTGTCGGCAGGTCGCGCGGCGGCGCAATTCAGTGCGCCCCCGCCCTCCGATCTCTCGGACGCAGTGCAGGTGGATGAGATCAACTCGCCCACCAAAGCGCTGCTCGAACGGGCAAAGGCCAATTCGGTCGAAAAACAGTGGGACGAGGCGATCGACACACTTCGTCAGGTGATGGAGCACGACGGCGGCAAACTGATCCAGATCGATTCGCGGCGTTTTGTCGCTGTTCGCGAGTATTGCCAAATGCAGTTGGCCGAAATGCCGCCGGAAGGCCGGGCGCTGTATCGCAGCCGCGTCGACGCGCTCGCCAAGCGCTGGTACGACGCGGGCCTCGCCAATCGCGACGCCAGCTTGCTCGGCCGCGTGGTCGATCAATTCTTCGTCAGCAGTTGGGGCGACGCGGCGCTCATGGCGCTCGGTGAAATTGCGTTGGAACGCGGCGATTACCAGGAGGCCCGCTGGTGCTGGGAGCGGATCAGTCCGGGGCTGCGCGCCGCGGACGGTCAGCCGCTGCGGCGCAGTTTGCGGGTCGGCCAATCAGCGCCGGCCGAGCCGCGGAATGGGAGCGGCGAGCTTGGCGCGCCGAACGAGGTTGCCGCGCAATCGCCTCGCTGGCTGGCGTATCCCGACACGAAGCTGAATCTGGCCGACGTGCGCGCCCGACTCGTGTTGGTTTCCATCATGGAAGGTTCGCTGGCTCGGGCGCGCGTCGAGTTGGCCGATTTTGTCCGGCGGCATCCAGAGGCCAAAGGGCGCATGGCGGGCCGAGAGGCGCGATATGCTGACACGCTCGCGCGATTGTTGGCCGACGCGGAGGCCCGGCCCCAGTCCCCTGCAATGAAAGATTGGACCACCTTCGCCGGCTCGCCGGCCCGAACGGCCATTTCCGCCGAGCCGAAGTCGTTGGGAAATCTTGCTTGGGAAATTCCGCTCGGCGATGGAAAACCATTTCAAGCCGATGCCAACTCCCTGCACTCCTGGCCGAGGAACCGAGTGGCCGAGGAGCAATCGGCGCTGTTGAGCTACCATCCATTGGTTGTCGGCAACCTAGTTCTCGTCAACAACGTGGACAAGGTCTTTGCCTTCGACTTGCGAACGGGCGAGCCGGCCTGGCCGGTCGCGGCGCAGCAGTCGCCTGACGCCCCAGCTCGGGAGCCAGGAGAGATTTATTGCGGCACGAAAGTTCAGGAGCTGCAGCAAGACCTGGTAGGGGACGAGAATCTGTTTCGGGCGCTCGGCGTCCCGCGATTCACGATGACCGCGGCCGGCGACCGTCTCTATGCTCGTCTTGGATCGCCGGTCACGGGTCATCCGGCAGCAGCACCGTTCGGCAGCGGCTCCAGCTATCTAGTCTGTCTCGATCTGGCGGCCCAGGGACTCTTGGTATGGCGCGTGCCGGGAGATAAAGCGCGAAACGAACGCTGGGCTTACGAAGGCGCGCCGGTCGTCGCCGGGAACAATGTCTTTGTCGTCATGCGTTATAGCGACGTGCGGCCGCAGGTTCACGTCGCTTGCCTCGATGCGCGAACCGGCGCGCTCCGCTGGCGGAAGCTGATCTGCGCCGCCGAATCGCTGGCCCAAGGTCAAGCCGAGGAAATCACCTCCAATCTGCTGACCCTCGCCGACGACACGCTCTATCTGAACACGAACCTTGGAGCAATCGCGGCACTTTCCGCCACCGATGGGGAAGTCCGCTGGGTTAGCACATACCCTCGCGCGAGGCGAACGGCTGGGGAGCCGTTGCGAATCAGCGCCAACTGTTACCGGGATCTGAACCCGGCCGTTTACTACCGCGGCAGCTTGTTCGTTGCCCCCAGCGACGCTCCTGGCATAATAGCGCTCGACGCGGCGACGGGCGCCTTGCTTTGGAAAAGCAACTTCGATCTGCTCGGCCCGATCGTGCATTTGCTGGGGATCGGAGCAGACAATCTGATTGTCTCGGGCAAGAGAATCTGCTGGTTCGACGCGGTCACTGGCAAGGTCGTGAACTACTGGCGCGACGATACGACCAGCGGCTACGGACGCGGCGTGCTCGTTGGCAATGAGGTATACTGGCCAATGCGCACCCAAATCCGCCGCTGCAAGCAGCAAATCGGCGACCATGGCGAACTCGACGCCGACGAGCCGATCGAACTCGGCCGTTTCGATCCGCCGCTGACCGGAGGAAATCTCGTCGCAGCCAATGGAACCTTGTTGATCGCCACTCCAACGAAACTGATCGCCCTCGGCCCCGGCAAGTCGGCCACTCCACCGGCTGAGGCTATTTTGACGCAAGCCAACGCGGCGCCGAGGAAGAATGCAAGCGCCCCGTAAACGGGGGGCGAAATGAATGCGTGCTAAATGATCTCCATTCGTCCTTTGTACTTCGCACTTGGTACTTGAAATGCCCGACGACGATCTGCAAGCCGTACAGAGACTAAGCGACGCCTATCGCCGCATCACCGGCGAATTGGGCAAGGTAATCGTCGGCCAGCAGCAAGTGATCGAAGAGTTGATGGTCGCCCTGTTCGCCCGCGGGCATTGCCTGCTGGTCGGCGTGCCTGGCCTGGCCAAGACGCTGATGATCCGCACACTGGCCGATTCGCTTTCGCTCAAGTTCAACCGCATCCAATTCACCCCCGACCTGATGCCCTCGGACATCACGGGGACCGAGGTGATTCAGGAGGACAAGGCGACCGGTACGCGAGCGTTCAAGTTTCTGGAAGGGCCGGTGTTCGCCAATGTGATCCTCGCCGACGAGATCAATCGCACGCCTCCCAAGACTCAGGCGGCGCTGCTCGAGGCGATGCAAGAGTATCAAATCACGGTCGGCGGCACGCGGCACAAGCTGGCCGAGCCGTTCTTCGTCCTCGCCACGCAGAACCCGATCGAGCAAGAAGGGACGTATCCACTTCCCGAGGCGCAGTTGGACCGCTTCATGTTCAATATCTTCGTCGACTATCCGGATGAGGAGGAAGAGTTCCAGATCGTGAAGCAAACGACGGCCGACGTGCCGACGAACGTCACTCGCACCCTCACGGCTGAGGAGATTCTCGGGCTCGCGCGGATCGTCCGCCGGGTGCCGATCGCCGACCACGTGACTCGCTACGCCCTGCAATTCACTCGGCTTACGCGCAAGGAAAAAGGCAAGGTGCCCGACTTCATTCGCGAGTACGTCAGTTGGGGCGCGGGTCCGCGGGCCAGCCAGTATTTGGTGCTGGGGGCGAAGGCCCGCGCCGTTCTCCAGGGACGATATTTCGCCACTTGCGACGACATCCGCGCGGTTGCCGCCCCCGTGCTGCGGCATCGCATCGTGACTAATTTCAATGCCGAGGCCGAGGGAATCAGGCCGGACGACATCGTGCGGCGGCTCATCGAAACCATCCCGGCCGACGAATTCGAGAAGAGCGCTGGTGGAAAACTTCCAGAAGTATTTAGACCCGCGAACGCTGGCTAAGCTCCAGGGCCTCGAGTTGCGAGCCCGGTTGATCGTCGAAGGCTACGTGTCGGGCGTGCATCGCAGCCCGTTCCACGGCTTCTCGATCGAATTCGCCGAGCATCGCGAGTACGTGCCGGGCGACGACCTGCGGTACGTCGATTGGAAGGTGTTCGGCAAGACCGACAAGTATTATCTCAAGAGGTACGAGCAAGAAACGAACCTCATCAGCTATCTGTTGCTCGACACGAGCCAGAGCATGTCGTACCGCGGCCCCGACGCGGCGCTCTCGAAACTGGAATACGCCCAGTGCATCGCCGCGTCTTTGGCGTATTTGGTCTTGCAGCAGCAAGACAGCGTCGGACTGGTCACATTCGATCAGGAGGTGCGAACGCTCGTGCGGGCGAGCAGCAACCCTTCGCACCTGAAGCAACTGCTGCACGTGATGGAGGTGACCGCGGCCGGGAGGAAGACTGCGACCGGGCCCATCTTCCACGATCTGGCGGAGCGGCTCAAGAAACGCGGCGTCGTCGTGATCCTGAGCGACCTGTTCGACAAAGTGCCGTCGCTCTTGGCCGGGCTCAAGCATTTTCGCCATCGTCGCCACGAGGTGATCATCTTCCACGTGCTCGATCCGGCCGAACTGGATTTCCCCTTCCAGCGAACGACGCTCTTCAAGGGCCTCGAGCAATTGCCCGACGTGCTGACCGAGCCGCGCTCGCTCCGCCGGGCCTATCTGGGGCAATTCAACCAGTTCCTCCGCGAAGTCAAACAAGGCTGCCGCGAGCACCGTATCGATTATGTACCCATGCGCACCGACCAGCCGTTGGACATTGCGCTTTCGGCCTACTTGACCTCGCGGCTGGCGAAGACCGGCTGACGAAAATGACGAATGTCTAACCCACTCTTTGGCTTTGGTTTGACTCAGATCGGCATGCTTTGGTGGCTGGCGGCTGCCGCGGCGCCGCTGTTGATTCATCTCTTGAGCCGGCGGCGGTATCGAGAGGTCCCTTGGGCGGCGGTCGAATATCTTTTGGCCGCGCTGCAGAAAAGTTCGCGACGTTTGCGTGCCGAACAGTTGATCCTGCTCTTGATCCGCACGTTGACGATCATCTGCGTCGTCGTGGCCGTCGCCGGGCCCTATCTCGAGCAACTCGGTGGAACGTTTGTCGCGGGCCAGCCGGTTCACCGGATTCTCGTGATCGACGGCTCCTATTCGATGGGTTACAAGCCGGGAGAAAAGAGCCGGTTCGAGTTGGCGAAGCAGGTTGCTCGCGACATCGTCGGCCGCAGCTCGTCGGGAGACGGTTTTTCGCTCGTTCTGATGAGCGATTCGGCGAGGGTGATCGTCGGCACTCCGGCGTTTGTTTCCGACGAGGTGCGTAGTGCGCTGAAGCGTTTGAGCAGCGCGTCGTCGGGCGACGACCTTTCCGACGCCCAGCGCAAGGTCGACGAAGACGATTTACTCAAGGAGATTCGCGATCTCAAGCTGCCGCACGGCAACGGTAATCTGGCCGACGCGCTCGAGCGAATCGAGGAGCTGGCGGCGCGAGCCAAGCTGGAGTATCCACGGTTGGCTTACACCGAGATCTACTATCTCACCGATCTCGGCCGCACGAGTTGGGACCTGAACGCCGTGGTTGCCGGCCGGCATATTCGCGACAAGTTGACCCATCTGGGCGAATCGATGCGGATGGCGGTCGTCGATCTCGGCCAGGAGCATTGTGAGAACCTGGCGATCACCGGCCTGCGAGCGAACCAGTCGATCGAGACTACGAAGAGCCCGACCAGCTTTCAGGCCGAGGTTCACAACTTCGGCGCCCGGCCGCATCATGCCCAGCTCGAACTACTGATCGACGGCCAACGATTTCAGGAGCGGCCGATCGACATCGTGCCCGGTGCGCAGCAAACGGTTTCATTTGCGCATCGGTTCGAGGCGGCGGGAGATCATTCGGTCGAAGTGCGTCTCACGGGCGACCCGCTCGACGCGCTCGATATCGACAACCACCGCTGGCTATCGGTGCCGGTCAAGGAATCGCTCGAAGCGCTCCTGGTCAATGGCGAGGGATCGCACGAGCAGGCCCGCTACCTGTTCAACGCGCTCGATCCTTATCGCGATGGATCCGGGTCGCCGGCGGTGCACGTCGAGGAAACATCCGATGGCCGGTTGTTGGAGATCGACCTGCACCGGTTCGACTGCGTGTTCTTCTCGAATGTTAGTCAGTTCACACCCGCCGAAGCCCGGATTCTGGCCGATTATGTCAAGGGGGGCGGCGGTCTCGTGTTTTTCCTTGGCGATCGCGTCGATCCGCAAAACTACAATCAAGAACTCGGCGGCGGACGCCCCGGCGCAACCCGTTTGTTGCCCACTTTGCTGGACGGTCCCGCCGACGTCGCGCAATACAGCTTCGATCCGCTCGGTTACAAAGACCCGATCGTTCGCGAGTTTCAGGGAAACGAGCGGGCGGGGCTTTTGAGCACTGCGATCAGGCGGTACGTCAAGCTCAAGCATCCGGATCCCACCGACGCGAAGGCGCGCGTCTCGCTCGGCATTCGCCAGACCGGCGATCCGGCGATTGTGGTTGCGCCAGTTGCCGCCGATTCGGCGGCCCGCGGTGGGTGGTCGATCCTTGTCGCGGTTCCCGCTTCTTTCGCCTCGGTCGATCTGGAATCTAAAGAGCCGTGGTCGAACTGGCCGCTCAAGTACAGCTTTCAACC encodes the following:
- the tatC gene encoding twin-arginine translocase subunit TatC codes for the protein MLKPHEDDLFRQSTMTFGEHLEELRRRLFRAVIWLVVGLVVGLFIGRQVVHLIESPLTKSLAEYYADKADVALKAKFGDQLPAEDVELMKEGFVAEQVNVQPSKLIDALSGVNPDAAPAAIRLPTYRLTATDITNPRLLAETIQAASADEAKPTPARRIWEKLQPADRKLATAIADNKDADPDPKQVAQLADALSRLVSSSDFSDPEEDFPATAISDSTVALLLARRKDLKPNEVQRLNWLLLAAAAPDAIGPPHPYLAALTIWRPGSEDERIRPKAMSATEAFVIYMKAAFIAGLIIFSPMIFRELWLFVAAGLYPHERRYVHIFLPFSVVLFVSGALLAFFAAFPPVLHFLFSFNDWLGIPPEPRIGEWLSFVLFLPLAFGIGFQLPLVMLFLNRIGLITVEAYLRGWRVAVLVIFVLAPILNPSPDPYSMLLMAVPMTALYFGGILLCKYASRRKPTGIGGE
- a CDS encoding PQQ-binding-like beta-propeller repeat protein; this translates as MRAVAAALTLLAAFLSAGRAAAQFSAPPPSDLSDAVQVDEINSPTKALLERAKANSVEKQWDEAIDTLRQVMEHDGGKLIQIDSRRFVAVREYCQMQLAEMPPEGRALYRSRVDALAKRWYDAGLANRDASLLGRVVDQFFVSSWGDAALMALGEIALERGDYQEARWCWERISPGLRAADGQPLRRSLRVGQSAPAEPRNGSGELGAPNEVAAQSPRWLAYPDTKLNLADVRARLVLVSIMEGSLARARVELADFVRRHPEAKGRMAGREARYADTLARLLADAEARPQSPAMKDWTTFAGSPARTAISAEPKSLGNLAWEIPLGDGKPFQADANSLHSWPRNRVAEEQSALLSYHPLVVGNLVLVNNVDKVFAFDLRTGEPAWPVAAQQSPDAPAREPGEIYCGTKVQELQQDLVGDENLFRALGVPRFTMTAAGDRLYARLGSPVTGHPAAAPFGSGSSYLVCLDLAAQGLLVWRVPGDKARNERWAYEGAPVVAGNNVFVVMRYSDVRPQVHVACLDARTGALRWRKLICAAESLAQGQAEEITSNLLTLADDTLYLNTNLGAIAALSATDGEVRWVSTYPRARRTAGEPLRISANCYRDLNPAVYYRGSLFVAPSDAPGIIALDAATGALLWKSNFDLLGPIVHLLGIGADNLIVSGKRICWFDAVTGKVVNYWRDDTTSGYGRGVLVGNEVYWPMRTQIRRCKQQIGDHGELDADEPIELGRFDPPLTGGNLVAANGTLLIATPTKLIALGPGKSATPPAEAILTQANAAPRKNASAP
- a CDS encoding MoxR family ATPase, with the translated sequence MPDDDLQAVQRLSDAYRRITGELGKVIVGQQQVIEELMVALFARGHCLLVGVPGLAKTLMIRTLADSLSLKFNRIQFTPDLMPSDITGTEVIQEDKATGTRAFKFLEGPVFANVILADEINRTPPKTQAALLEAMQEYQITVGGTRHKLAEPFFVLATQNPIEQEGTYPLPEAQLDRFMFNIFVDYPDEEEEFQIVKQTTADVPTNVTRTLTAEEILGLARIVRRVPIADHVTRYALQFTRLTRKEKGKVPDFIREYVSWGAGPRASQYLVLGAKARAVLQGRYFATCDDIRAVAAPVLRHRIVTNFNAEAEGIRPDDIVRRLIETIPADEFEKSAGGKLPEVFRPANAG
- a CDS encoding DUF58 domain-containing protein: MENFQKYLDPRTLAKLQGLELRARLIVEGYVSGVHRSPFHGFSIEFAEHREYVPGDDLRYVDWKVFGKTDKYYLKRYEQETNLISYLLLDTSQSMSYRGPDAALSKLEYAQCIAASLAYLVLQQQDSVGLVTFDQEVRTLVRASSNPSHLKQLLHVMEVTAAGRKTATGPIFHDLAERLKKRGVVVILSDLFDKVPSLLAGLKHFRHRRHEVIIFHVLDPAELDFPFQRTTLFKGLEQLPDVLTEPRSLRRAYLGQFNQFLREVKQGCREHRIDYVPMRTDQPLDIALSAYLTSRLAKTG
- a CDS encoding VWA domain-containing protein, with the protein product MSNPLFGFGLTQIGMLWWLAAAAAPLLIHLLSRRRYREVPWAAVEYLLAALQKSSRRLRAEQLILLLIRTLTIICVVVAVAGPYLEQLGGTFVAGQPVHRILVIDGSYSMGYKPGEKSRFELAKQVARDIVGRSSSGDGFSLVLMSDSARVIVGTPAFVSDEVRSALKRLSSASSGDDLSDAQRKVDEDDLLKEIRDLKLPHGNGNLADALERIEELAARAKLEYPRLAYTEIYYLTDLGRTSWDLNAVVAGRHIRDKLTHLGESMRMAVVDLGQEHCENLAITGLRANQSIETTKSPTSFQAEVHNFGARPHHAQLELLIDGQRFQERPIDIVPGAQQTVSFAHRFEAAGDHSVEVRLTGDPLDALDIDNHRWLSVPVKESLEALLVNGEGSHEQARYLFNALDPYRDGSGSPAVHVEETSDGRLLEIDLHRFDCVFFSNVSQFTPAEARILADYVKGGGGLVFFLGDRVDPQNYNQELGGGRPGATRLLPTLLDGPADVAQYSFDPLGYKDPIVREFQGNERAGLLSTAIRRYVKLKHPDPTDAKARVSLGIRQTGDPAIVVAPVAADSAARGGWSILVAVPASFASVDLESKEPWSNWPLKYSFQPVVQNVLLAAIGPQGADRNVLVGKSLGSMLPAAQTANSLTLERPDGRKEQIRIATREDGNRWSYADTWQSGIYRADFSSGGNGRLFAVNVDTRESDLARISADELPEGLTVVAGWNGLNERPAVELGSRMGQQRCFLYAALGLLLLETVLAWWFGYRAS